The following proteins are co-located in the Rippkaea orientalis PCC 8801 genome:
- a CDS encoding AAA family ATPase — MENQQLDSLHIHSFRGIQDLELKDLGQINLFVGVNNCGKTSVLEAISLYCNPLNLREWYFISRQRDRESRFFYRLSILDSLTWLFPQGNLTFNQDLDTHKILIQSQGNYPVKQLLADYKIIEGIRIRSNHSKKSGGEDKDDIDNEEFQQGIILDIKVFVNKEEDNNKKEIHKSFELWEEDRITTLEQSKTFKINYFNITPSAHRTEAFAAQLLSEARMQGFKDELIELLQALDSNINNLEVLTFSGVTLHQPPVIYIEHKKLGLVPLSSFGDGVRRLVYIALKLVRLEGGIILIDEIETAIHTEALENSFSWIVKWCKKLDIQLFATTHSLEAVDAILTATEPDTDLVLYRLEQKDSKTSAVRIARDKLKRLRENLGQEVRW, encoded by the coding sequence GTGGAAAACCAACAACTAGACAGTTTACATATCCATAGTTTTAGAGGTATCCAAGATTTAGAACTTAAAGATCTTGGTCAAATCAATCTGTTTGTTGGGGTTAATAATTGCGGTAAAACCAGCGTTTTAGAGGCTATTTCTTTATATTGTAATCCTTTGAATTTACGGGAATGGTATTTTATTTCACGACAGCGCGATCGGGAAAGTCGTTTTTTTTATCGTCTTTCTATTCTTGACTCATTAACATGGTTATTTCCTCAAGGAAATTTAACATTTAATCAAGATCTTGATACCCATAAGATTCTAATTCAAAGTCAAGGAAATTATCCTGTTAAGCAACTACTAGCAGATTATAAAATTATTGAAGGAATACGCATCAGGTCAAATCATTCTAAAAAAAGCGGAGGTGAAGACAAGGATGATATAGATAATGAGGAATTTCAGCAAGGAATTATCCTTGATATTAAGGTTTTTGTAAATAAAGAAGAAGACAATAATAAAAAGGAAATTCATAAAAGTTTTGAATTATGGGAAGAAGATAGAATTACTACTTTAGAGCAGTCTAAGACTTTCAAAATAAATTATTTTAATATCACTCCATCAGCGCATCGAACCGAAGCTTTTGCCGCTCAATTACTTAGTGAAGCTAGAATGCAGGGGTTTAAAGATGAATTAATTGAATTACTTCAAGCATTAGATTCTAATATTAATAATTTAGAAGTTTTAACTTTTTCTGGTGTTACTTTACATCAACCTCCCGTTATTTATATTGAACATAAAAAGCTGGGTTTAGTCCCTCTTAGTAGTTTTGGTGATGGGGTTCGTCGCCTCGTTTATATCGCTTTAAAATTAGTGCGTTTAGAAGGAGGAATTATTTTAATTGATGAAATAGAAACCGCTATTCACACGGAAGCATTAGAAAACTCATTCTCTTGGATAGTTAAATGGTGTAAAAAATTAGATATTCAACTCTTTGCGACAACCCATAGTTTAGAAGCAGTAGATGCTATTTTAACAGCAACAGAACCCGATACAGATTTAGTTTTATATCGCTTGGAACAAAAAGATTCTAAAACCTCTGCTGTTCGTATTGCAAGAGATAAACTCAAACGTTTAAGAGAAAATCTTGGTCAGGAGGTTCGTTGGTGA
- a CDS encoding RHS repeat domain-containing protein has product MIISQKDRLNSKLRIKVAISPPPKKDKYFYDANGLLIKSVNRRGQEIAYEYNDKYQITKETHSDGSIIEYEYGATDGLLTFISRDNTGKTTRFEFDEAKNESSIIHHSGFVHSYRFDELGRKTQIIFQDGTKYLNKINDKLGRVLI; this is encoded by the coding sequence TTGATTATCTCCCAAAAAGATCGGCTAAATTCTAAATTAAGGATTAAGGTTGCCATCTCCCCTCCTCCTAAAAAGGATAAGTATTTTTATGATGCCAATGGCTTGTTAATAAAATCTGTTAATCGTCGCGGTCAAGAAATTGCCTACGAATACAATGATAAATACCAGATTACCAAGGAAACTCACAGCGATGGATCAATTATTGAATATGAATATGGAGCAACTGATGGGTTGCTTACTTTTATTAGTAGGGATAATACAGGCAAAACTACCCGCTTCGAGTTCGATGAAGCAAAGAATGAATCTTCTATTATTCATCATAGTGGTTTCGTACATAGTTATCGATTTGATGAATTAGGCAGAAAAACCCAAATTATTTTTCAAGATGGTACTAAGTATCTAAACAAAATTAATGACAAACTTGGGCGGGTTTTGATTTAA
- the alr gene encoding alanine racemase, whose product MLSQELETKTRRNRYDYHLSEIIRQRAWVEINQQALIHNVAEIKGLLSPKTALMAVVKADAYGHGAIKVAQTALDAGANGLAIATLGEGIELREAGITAPILILGAINTSEEIAAIAQWQLQPTLCNPQQALIFSDTLSKLGQTLPVHLKLDTGMSRLGTPWHQATDFVRLVQQLPYLKIATIYSHLATADDPDRSEMERQHRRFKQAIAQLKSHGLPLPPLHFANSAATLVNPNLHYDLVRVGLALYGLYPAPHLRSFADLKPVLQVKAKVTQVKTIPPGTGVSYGYQFVSDRTMDVAVVGIGYADGVPRNLSNRLEVLIRGQRVRQIGAITMDQLMLDVSAIPNLQVGEVVTLIGKDGDQEITADDWANKLGTISWEILCGFKHRLPRIMVKSSSNKLVEI is encoded by the coding sequence ATGTTAAGCCAAGAATTGGAAACTAAGACAAGACGGAACCGCTACGATTATCATTTATCAGAAATTATCCGTCAACGGGCTTGGGTAGAAATTAATCAACAAGCTTTAATTCATAATGTAGCCGAAATTAAAGGATTATTATCGCCTAAAACCGCCCTAATGGCCGTCGTTAAAGCCGATGCCTATGGACATGGTGCGATAAAAGTTGCCCAAACTGCCCTAGACGCAGGGGCAAACGGGTTAGCCATTGCTACCCTAGGGGAAGGGATAGAACTGCGAGAAGCCGGAATTACTGCCCCTATTCTCATTTTAGGCGCAATTAACACCTCTGAAGAAATCGCCGCGATCGCCCAGTGGCAACTACAACCCACCCTGTGTAACCCCCAACAAGCGTTAATCTTTTCGGACACCCTCAGTAAACTAGGACAAACCCTACCCGTCCATCTCAAACTCGATACAGGGATGTCTCGTCTGGGAACCCCTTGGCATCAAGCCACTGATTTTGTTAGATTAGTGCAGCAATTACCCTATCTTAAGATAGCGACGATCTACTCCCATTTAGCCACGGCGGATGACCCCGATCGCAGCGAAATGGAACGACAACACCGACGCTTTAAACAGGCGATCGCCCAATTAAAAAGCCACGGTTTGCCCCTTCCTCCCCTTCATTTTGCCAATTCTGCGGCAACACTGGTTAATCCTAATCTACACTACGATTTAGTGAGAGTGGGCTTAGCATTATATGGTTTATATCCTGCACCCCATTTACGGTCTTTTGCTGATTTAAAACCTGTTTTGCAGGTTAAAGCCAAGGTAACACAAGTCAAAACCATTCCCCCAGGAACAGGGGTGAGTTATGGCTATCAATTTGTCAGCGATCGCACTATGGATGTAGCGGTTGTGGGTATTGGCTATGCGGATGGAGTCCCCCGTAACCTCTCTAACCGCTTAGAAGTTTTGATCCGAGGACAACGGGTTCGTCAAATTGGGGCTATTACCATGGATCAATTAATGTTAGATGTTAGTGCTATTCCTAATCTTCAAGTGGGGGAAGTGGTAACATTAATTGGTAAAGACGGCGATCAAGAAATTACTGCCGATGATTGGGCAAATAAATTAGGGACAATTTCGTGGGAAATTCTCTGCGGGTTTAAACATCGACTGCCCCGAATTATGGTTAAATCTTCTAGTAATAAATTAGTTGAGATCTAG
- a CDS encoding fructosamine kinase family protein, with product MWTQIAEHITQVTGQEFEIKKQRPVSGGCINQGYSLIGDKKTYFVKINQASQIEMFAAEALGLKQMFATKTIRVPQPICWGMSDRSSYIVLEWLEFSQATAESWQEMGRKLAAMHQVQGVSKFGWERNNTIGSTPQINTWTENWTDFFAEHRIGYQLKLARRRGGNFPEYSQVVGIVRDVLKDRQPLPSLVHGDLWSGNVAVIADGEPVILDPATYYGDHEVDLAMTELFGGFPGSFYRGYDEVFPLDEGYQKRKTLYNLYHILNHFNLFGGGYGSQANQMIQQILRSR from the coding sequence ATGTGGACACAAATTGCTGAACATATAACTCAAGTGACTGGACAAGAGTTTGAGATTAAAAAACAACGTCCTGTTAGTGGTGGTTGTATTAATCAAGGATATTCTTTAATAGGAGATAAAAAGACCTATTTTGTTAAGATTAACCAAGCCTCGCAGATTGAAATGTTTGCGGCCGAAGCCTTGGGATTAAAACAAATGTTCGCTACTAAGACGATTCGAGTTCCTCAACCGATTTGTTGGGGAATGTCTGATCGATCGAGTTATATTGTCCTTGAATGGTTAGAATTTAGCCAAGCAACGGCCGAATCTTGGCAAGAAATGGGTCGAAAATTAGCCGCGATGCACCAAGTTCAAGGAGTGTCTAAATTTGGGTGGGAACGGAATAATACCATTGGTTCTACCCCTCAAATTAATACTTGGACTGAAAATTGGACAGATTTTTTTGCTGAACATCGCATCGGTTATCAATTAAAATTAGCCAGACGCAGAGGGGGAAATTTTCCTGAGTATAGCCAAGTTGTAGGGATAGTACGCGATGTTTTAAAAGATAGACAACCCTTACCATCTCTAGTCCACGGGGATTTATGGTCAGGAAATGTAGCTGTTATTGCAGACGGAGAACCTGTTATTTTAGACCCTGCAACCTATTACGGCGATCATGAAGTTGATCTAGCCATGACCGAACTTTTTGGCGGTTTTCCAGGGTCTTTTTATCGGGGGTATGATGAGGTTTTCCCCTTAGACGAAGGCTATCAAAAACGCAAAACTCTCTATAATCTTTATCACATTTTAAATCATTTTAATCTCTTTGGTGGTGGCTATGGTTCCCAAGCTAATCAGATGATTCAACAAATTCTCAGAAGTCGATAG
- a CDS encoding DUF3226 domain-containing protein produces the protein MSQKEYVLIGVEGSHDQAFVGKVLKLLGFQDFKKVHKGNIDKLDPFWRKLIPEYPNKKGDLYARLYMPSIFFTETISVAIFLGEGSNLISNLDDIISNNSSYQQNLTAFAIIVDSDKKDPQSIAQEFSTTFKEYYPNFSDKPGVISKTSPRTGIYILPDNQNQGVLETILLECGNQVYSEYLEQANHYINSLDNCSKKFHRWKAFDQEKAIIASVVSVLKPGKTNTVSIADNNWISQETQNVAILANFISFIKQLLGEE, from the coding sequence GTGAGTCAGAAAGAATATGTACTTATTGGAGTTGAAGGTTCTCATGATCAAGCATTTGTTGGTAAAGTATTGAAGTTGCTAGGATTTCAAGATTTTAAAAAAGTTCATAAAGGAAATATTGATAAACTTGATCCATTTTGGCGCAAACTTATTCCCGAATATCCTAACAAAAAGGGTGATTTATATGCTAGATTATATATGCCGTCAATTTTTTTTACTGAGACAATTTCTGTGGCTATTTTCTTAGGAGAGGGAAGTAACTTGATAAGTAACTTAGATGATATTATATCCAATAATTCTTCTTATCAACAAAACTTAACAGCCTTTGCTATTATTGTTGATTCAGACAAAAAAGATCCTCAGTCTATTGCACAAGAATTTTCTACAACATTTAAAGAATATTATCCTAATTTTTCCGATAAACCTGGAGTTATTTCTAAAACCTCACCTAGAACAGGAATTTATATTTTACCCGATAATCAAAACCAAGGAGTTTTAGAAACTATTCTTTTAGAATGTGGAAATCAAGTCTATAGCGAGTATTTAGAACAAGCCAATCATTATATTAATAGTCTCGATAATTGTAGTAAAAAATTCCATAGATGGAAAGCTTTTGATCAAGAAAAAGCTATCATCGCATCCGTAGTTAGTGTCTTAAAACCTGGCAAAACGAATACGGTTAGTATTGCCGATAATAACTGGATTAGTCAAGAAACTCAAAATGTTGCTATATTGGCTAATTTTATTAGTTTTATAAAGCAATTATTAGGAGAGGAATAA